The Helianthus annuus cultivar XRQ/B chromosome 11, HanXRQr2.0-SUNRISE, whole genome shotgun sequence region GCCGCTTACCACTATTGAGGACCGCCACCACCAACCTTATTCTACCAAAACCGCCAGTTGTCTAAGCCGATTATGTTGTCGGAAGCTTCCGCGGTCCCGACAATACCCTATAATAGCCATCAGACAACAAACAACACCCATAATCACCATAGTTGTGAAATACTCCATTGTCGAACAATCTTGTATGAACTTTGTAGTTTGCTACCAAAATTTGCCACAACCGACACTTAAAAGTTAAAACCATGAGATATGGCTGGAGACAGAACATGCAGATACCGATCCACCCTTGAAACCCATACCCAATGCCTAATCTTGATCGTCGCTCGCGGGTGCCAAAGAAAACGACTACACCGCTTCTGCCGCCCTATCTCCCCTACTTAAAACCATAAGATTTGGCTGGAGACAGAACATGCAGGTACTGGTGCACCCTCGGCCAAAGTTTATCGCCAAACTCCCCCTTTTCCCTCTCTTCcgtaactttctctctctagaattatAGTTTGGGTGTGTATTTTTCTTCTGTCCAAATCGCCCTACATCTTTCAGGTGTTTAAAAAATGTATTGATGACCTCTAGCCCCCATTATCATCTTATAATTTCAACGTTAGCCGTCCTCATATTTTGTTTCTATCAAACCTTCCGTATCAATCATTTAATCATACTAGATTAAAAATAAACTTTCAACATACAACTCTTTATTATTTATAAAGTAATTTTTAATTTAGTTTATGAAGTGGGATGTTACATTtgtcttttatttttttctattttaattaaaaatcatGACCAATGTCTCAAAACTAATCAGCTTTAGACCAGCCCAACTCAAATAAAATTCGAGCTCAACAATAAGCATAAATAGACTTACTTTAAAATGAACCCATACAAGTTGTACAATTAAATCAAAATGAAAATCAGccaagaaaacaaaataaaatacaaaaacagaTCATCAAAGTACCAGTATACTAGCAGCAGATCTAAAGACATCTGACATTACTAACATAGGATTCAAACAATATCTGACCCAGAATAACCCAAGAGAAATCAACATAAAAGCTAAAGCGGGTTTGAGCTAAGCTCATGGAACTCAACCAATGTAGTTACCTATTCTTGACGGTTATGTGAACTTGGTGAACTTTTTGATCTCTGTCTGACATGTTTAGGGGTTCTGCTTCTTGTGGTTCGGGCATTCTCTCTTGACATACTACATTCACGAATCACTGTCTGATTCATCTAAAGATGAACTATCTGGCATGCTATACCAAAGATGCCAAATCCAAGTGACGTCGCCTGAAGACAAATCAAACTCAGATAAAACATTTTCAAGATTTGCTTCTAAAGTACCAACAAATATCGCGTAATCAGAATCCCAAATCGGGAGAGGGAGATCAGGCTTACCAACAATGACTTCAGCGGCATCATCCGACTCCAACTGCATACTGAGCAGATCTTGTTGCACCATATCTTCTTCCAACCTTCTCCACTCAAGTTCGCGTTCAAGGTCTACATCTGTTGGCCTAACACCTGGGTGTACACAGCTGGCATGTTCTGTTAGTTGATAATAATTTCCAACAAAATCACAGGTACCAACTGTGCAATTTCTTGTTTTCGAGTCCATGAATTTCCGAGCAGGGTCAACCACAGCCCACCCGTTGATTTCACCCCTACATAACGGGCAAGCAAGCTTAGCTTGTTGTCTCACCTTATTCACAAATTTCTTATATAGAATACTAAAACTCAGTCACACTTGTTAGCGGATCAGTGAGGCATTACATCAAAGTATCAAACATCATGTATCCAGTTATAACCAATCATGTCCGATTCACAACATTTACCAAATACAAAAATTAACTGGTATCATGAATAATGGATATGGTGGTTACCTTAATAGCCAGGCGAGACGCGTTAGAAAGACATACTCTGTTGCTGATGCATTCTGCATATGCACAAACTGTCTGTAATTGTACATGTTATATAATTATATTAGTAGAAAAAAGGCAATTGGAAAACATAAGAATCATAAAGCAAAGAGACTTTTAACAATTGCTCCACTTGATCATATGTAGCATTTCATCAAATacaaatattaacaaataaacatataaTCTCATATTTTGTTTATCTTGAATAAGAAATTAACAAATAAACTTATCAAATATCCTTACCAGATGGATAATCCATTCACAAAAATTAACACAATCCATTCAGAAAAATAAACAGAAATATCAAAGATCAGTGCCGAGGAGTGAACAGAAGTAGCAAAAATCAACTACCTTTAGAAATCTACAAAAAAATCGACATTGAGGAATGAGGTAAGAACCAAAGAATCGCTTGAGTGAAAACTTAGAAAAAGAAAATCGGTGATTCGATTAAAGATGAAATTCAATTTGAAAATTCGTAATTTGCTTGAATGGAAACAATTACGCGATGAAGGGACCTGTTGCAGAACATCATCAATCCCAATTTGAAACCCTAATTTGCAATTTAAGTAGGTATTCACAGAAGCGAGTGTCAACTCAACTGTGTGGCGAGCATGATGAACTCCATGGCCGCAAAATCACGGTTGCTTCAATGGTAGAAACTATCAATTTCTACCACGAAGCCCTCCGAATTTTACCCCGCCAAGAGTTGACGATAAAGCAATGATTCAACAAACGAAGCATGATTCTTCAGAGTATGAAAAGGGAAGGGAGTTTTATTGGGATAAATTTAAGGGAGCAGGTAGAGGAGGGTGTAGGAGAAGGAAGAACAGAAAAACGCGATGAGATGTTTGCATCTTATATTGGAGGAGAAGACGCTCCTCTGCGTAGATTCAGGGATGTGGGAGAGAACCGCTCAACCGCTCAACTGCCAAATTTTGGGAATTAATACGGCTGAGATTTAAATAACTGCTCAAAATGGACGTCCAGGATCATCTCAAAATCAGTTTTTTGTCTAAAACAACAGTTACATAGCGGCGAACAATTTATTAATAATTATGGACATTTAGGTTTAATTAATGGGTGAAGTTTAAGAATCCTTCTTACATCCATAAGCATAGTAACAACTTCACCTAGATTCTTTTGTGTTTTGCGTTGAAACTACTCAGCTTTTTCTTTGCAATGCACACTTTTTCTACTTGTGTGTTATACTCACCTCTTTCATATTAGAACTTAAAAAACTTCAAGTGCAAAGAGTAATGTAGCTACAAAAGGGGTATTTATTTTTGACATTTACAACTATTAGTATTAAAAGAAGATTATGTGATAATGAGATAATAAAAAACATATATTATCAAACCATTAAAAAACAATACCAAAATAATACAATTGCGAGAAGCTCCAACGAATGGATAAGTAAATAAATAAGAATTAGATATTACCATATATGCAAAATCTTATTTCCAAGATCACCAATTCCAAACATGGATTCTTTTCACCATCACAATCTGAGTAAAGAAGATCCATGGACAATTATTCAAGAACACAATaataaaacacaataatcaagtCCCAAGAGCCAAGCTACAATAGTCGCAACGGCAGTATCTAGTCGCAAACCACAATTCTTCGGCTCCTAACTAAGATATTTTAGTCCTACTACAATAATAACATAAATCCCACAAATATCCAAACCACAATAATCAAAGGATTTGTAACAGTTTTTGTAAAtctatttatttaatttcattaaaGAAAACCTGATGTTACTTTATgtatttttaagtaatttttaAGTAATATAAACTCAAAGAACACAAAAAATAGTAATGGTAAGAATAACAATACACAAACAAATAACCAATATTACGTTCGTAGAAAATACAATGTTCTATTTTTAAATTTATTACTATGATCCAAACAATAAATTCCACtgcaaaaaataaataaataaataaataatagtcTCTTAAGTCATTTAAATAAATACCAAAACGGAAATGTTTTAATGTAAATGCCTACGTTTCATGcaagaaccacccttattgctaCTTATTGCTAGAAGAACCATGAGAAACcgatgtgaacacaacaaaataatctCACCCCACCACcataaaaaaacctaaacaccccacaaccccccccccccccggaaaaagaacaaaacaaaaacctaaaccaCCCACTCCCAAAAAATTAACCCCCCACCCACAAAAACTAACAAACCTAAACAccccctccaaaaaaaaaaaaaaaaaaaaaaaaaaaaaaaacctaaacctccCACCTACCCTACCAAGATAAATGCCAAAAACTAAACCGTAAAACAAAACCTGACAACtaaatgaaaaatattttttttttataaataagaaGATCCGGTTTTTAacgaaaaataaaaaagttttttttttttttgtgtttttaagtaGTTTTGGTTGTTTTCACATTGTTTCTTTGTTTCtggtggttctcgcaataaaaggtgATTTCTAATGAATTATTgccatacatacatatatatatatatagtggaccgctaaaatgagaaccacctcgagttgtaagaaccgtgagaactacaccgtacggggcgaggtggaccaaaaattttttttcataaacgtagattcgtgtattataaacacatttgtaaaaaaaattaaaaaatataaacacatttgtaaaaaaaattcaaaaaaaaaaattgccgccgtaaacacaaacttgtggtgctcaaaactacacacacgacattttttttgaatttttttttttacaaatgtgtttataatacacacatctacgtttattaaaaaaaatggtccacctcgccccggatcaaaaagttctcacggttcttacaactcgaggtggttcttattttagcgcaattatatatatatatatatatatatatatatatatatatatatatatatatatatatatatatatatatatataggggagagttatcttgagaacgctaaatattgccagaaccgtgagaacgaatgaaaaaaccaatcaaaaccaagtTCTCGCGGTtatttcatttgttctcacggttctcacaatatttagcgttctcatttaaatcttccctatatatatatatatatatagagtaaggttaacatacaaaaagccttatcatacatcatgtaggagacaatggtaaccgttggatcaggggtataatcacgcatgggaccacataatcacgcatgggaccacatgggaccacataatcacgcatgagactataatcacgcacgttctatgataataacgcacgttatattttttgtcatgtatgttaatgtaggttaagccctgaagtacattatactttctctctctctctctctctatatatatatatatatatatatatatatatatatatatatatatatatatatatatatatatgtatatatatatatatatatatatatgtatatatatatatatatatatttgtgaactgagtgaaaaAATCCTGGCCATTTATTTACATCATCAACTCGTAAAATACACTtttgtattgataatcaagggctagtATTAGTTCACTAGTGTTTACAATCAAGGGGTTGCTCACTAATGaacctaaccatatatatatatatgtatatatatatatatatatacgtatatatgaaTATATTCAATTAATAATTACATTGATAAATCTTATATATGAGGCGCATAAATGTGTACCTTTGGCATAATAATTGATATGTCCTTAGAATTCCACAATAGAAACATGTGTTTACTTCCTTCCTAAATCAAAAAAGATATTCAAGAACACAAATATAAGTATTTAGACAATGTTATAGTGTTAAACATGGATTCAATTCTGGATTAGTCAGAACACCTAAAAGCTCAATCAAACACATATACACAAAAAAGGGGACAATTTTGTAGAACAATCAGATCTCTAGAAACACATCAACTTTCAAAAGTAGCAAACTTTTAATTAGGTAAGAAATTAAATAGCGAACTTGTGCCTCATTGATCAACAGATTTTTTCTAAACATATTAAGAAGATATACATAAACAAATATGTGCTCATATAATCACTTATGTACCTTGTCTAGAAATAGAAGTGCTTTTCTAGGTGCGTAGGATGATAAAGCAAGTGTATGCGCCGCTTTATTCTAGCACACTATAGAAGAAGATGGATGAGTTGGTTCATCCCACTGATCTCATGTTACTTATAAGGAGTAGGGTTGGTGGGTGCGGGAGATACTAAAATGACAGGGTGTGTATATCATATTATTCAAATAGCATTACTATAAAAACACACGCCTTTTAGGTGGTTTTAGTTGATAGGTGTGAAAAGAAATATACGAGTTTCATTTAAACATTTTACATAAAAGGAAAAACTAACGTGTTTTATATTTTAATGTCCATCTTTTATCATTTACTAAAAAAATTGTTGAATcctattaaatatatttttttatatcttTTGGTTATTTAAAACTTTGAATGACTAAAACCTTCAAGGGGTTTGCGCAATGGCAAGCGATTGAGTATTTGCCTTTAACTCTTAGGGTGTGACAACCTGCAACTTCAGGTTATTACCTAAACCTAAGCATAGTTAATTTAATATACATTCATAGCACTGCATTTAACTAGGGTTAGTTAAATGAGTCTACGTTAGTAATTCCGAAAATTACCGGAACACACGTATGATAACTCTCAAACGTTGGTGACTAATACAAATAATTACAAACGGACGGTTTACATGATTAGTGTGAATTATGTGTTTTAAATATGAATTGCATGAGTTAGGTGGCTTGGTGTGATAGTTTCATAGTTAGGGGGATGTCTAGAGTATTTGTGAAAGTTTATTAAACTACTCCTAACCCTAAAACCTCCCTCACAAATCATTAGTTGCGAATCATTCTTCTCTAATCACTCTCTAATCATTCTGGTTGCACATCACACAAATCATCAAActtgatctttcaatccatctagaatcaaacTAGGGTAGTTGCTTTATGATTGTACATTGATATCTTTGATCTTTGATTTCATGCAAACCTTAGAGGTCCAAACATATGCTTGCATGTCGTTAGGTGACTTCATGAAACAGAGCTTGCAATCGGAGGAGCTGTGGATGTCATGGGTCATGCCGATGTTAACATATTTGATGTTATGTTATGTCatggctagatcctggtatgtcacactTCTTGTGGTGGTTTCCGCATGTGATactttgagggtgtgacagtttggtagcagagccactggttatagtgaactaggtttttaaaacgttttataaaaccataCTATAACTGAATCAGTTCCGAAGGCGACTATGACACTACGCTCCAGATTGCTAGGTTCGTCTTTACTTACTATATACATTTTACACTTAGCATACACATACGCATTGCATTGCATATAGTTGCATACACAATATTGTAGCATCTCTAGAATTTCATGATTCTTATCGTTTTGACAACATATTAGTTTTTAACACTCGAATCTGAAGATCTTTTGACGCAAGTTAAGAGGAACTGAGATGAATATGCAAATCACATTATCATTACGAGTGCATATGTAATAATAATTTGAGGTgtatgtgagtcccagtgaggcttagcAAGTGTGAAAGGATTCTGACCCATTATCCGACATAACTGGGGATTCAACAATCTATAGTCACAACAATGATTGATTTATATTCAATCGTGGTTCTTACTCTTTCCACTCTTCTTGTGAATacagaatcatgagtggacgcggtGGTGGACACAGTGATGGCCACGGCGGTGGATGTGGCAACATTGTCATGACTCAGGCGGAGTTGACGGATCTCATCAACACGTGTGTGGCTAAGGCCCTAGCAGCTCAGCAAGCTCGTACGACATTCACAATAAGACGATTCTTTTTCTTTATTCGCATACTCAAATTTTCATTCATACATCAGGTCAACACGTGAACCAGTATCAAAACAATCTGCCTATCTGTACTTTCAAGGcgttcatggattgcaagccgcAAACATTCAATGGAACTGAATGAGTAGTGGGACTTCTCAGCTGGTTTGAAAAGGCTGAATCGAGGTTCGCTATGTGTAATTATccgatggggggggggggggcgggggGCGCAGAGTGAAGTTTGCTTCAGGCACACTGGAGGATGGtaccttaacttggtggaatgcccaagttcaAATGCTGAAAATTGAAATGGCGAATGCTACAACATGGGATGATTTCATGGAGTTGTTGCgagaggagtactgtcctcgtgaCTAAATTCAGAGctggagaatgagtactatcatctgaagatggtgggatccgaaatcgaagcttatacaaAGCGAAATCATGAGCTTGCAGCCATGTGCCCAAACTTATTGAGCCCGCCCCACAGGAGGATCGGGCTGTAGATCAGTGGGTTGGCGCCACATATCAAGGGTATGGTTACTGCGGCGAATATTGATAACTTACCATGGATCATCCGTCTAGCCCACAAAATAACTGATAAGGAAGTTGAACGTGGTTCACAACCAGAGCATGGTGCTGTGACTACTCCAGCTGTCGTCAACAAGCAAAAGTGGAATGAAATAGACAAGTCTTCCAACTCAAACTAGCAACAGAAGAAGACTGATAACAACAACCACAACTTCAACCAGTCTTCCTCTGCAAATCAAAACCAGAACAATAACCAGAATCAAGGTTCTTACGCAGGCAAGCAGCcgaagtgcaacaagtgtaactacCATCATCATGGGTAGTGCACTCGTGTCTATCAGAGGTGTGACAAGGTTGGTCACATGGCGAAAGACTGTAGAGCTACATTCCCAAAACAAGAATAGCagcaacctcaacaacaacaataatagcAACAGCTGCAGCAACAACAGAGAGAGCAGCCACAGCAGAATCAGGGTTATCAGAAGGGATGCTTCTACTCTGGAAGTGAGGCTTATATCAAATAGAACCGTTATCCtatacctcgcatcgatgatcggTTTGaacagctgcaagggtcaagcttctattcaaaaaTCGTTTTAACATCGGGCTATAATCAGATGAGAGTATGAGAGAAAGATGTTCCCAAAACAGCCTTCCGAACACGGTACGACCAttacgagtttttggtcatgccattcgggttaaccaacggacctacggttttcatggatctcatgaaccatGTGTGCAAACCGTATGTTGATGACTTTGTCATtttgtttatcgatgacattttgatttattctaagagcaaggaggaTCATGAGCAACacttgcgtcttatcttggaactcctaaGGAAGGAGCAGTTCTACTtgaaattctccaagtgtgacttctggatccAAGAAGTCCACTTCCTTGGTCACGTGGTTAACGAGTCGGGAATACACGTTGATCCAACAAAGATCTATTCTATCAAGAATTGAACGGCACCAAAGACTCCTACTAAGGTGCAACAATTTATTGGCCTCGCGGGGTACTATTGTAGATTCATTGAGATATTCTCAAAAATCACTCAacctctcactgctttaactcagaagggtgtcacgtATTCATGGGAGTGAAACAGGAGAGCGCCTTTCAACTCTTGAAACAAAAACTCTGCAGTGCACCGATATTGTCTTTACCCGATGGTAAGGATAACTTCATGGTGTACTGTGATGCctctattcagggtctcggttgcatGTTGATACAACGCGAGAAAGTGATAGCCTATGCTTCACGAaagttgaaggttcatgagaagaattacaggactcacgacttggagttgggagtCGTGGTCTTTGCACTTAAAATATGGAGGtattacttgtacggtactaaatgcactatttataccgaccacaagagccttcatcacattttcaatcagaaggagttgaacatgcgactaCGTCACTTGGTGGAACTCCTAAACGATTACAACTATGCCATTAAATATCATCCAGGTAAAGCTAACATTGtagctgacgcccttagtcggaagGAAACTAAACCTAAACGTGTTCGAGCCTTACAACTCACTGTCCATTCTAACCTTCCTGACTAGGTTCGTTCTTCCCAAACCGAAGCGTTGAAGGACGAGAACCTTCAAGCTGAATCCGTGTGGGGCATGGAGAAACAACTCGTAACCAAATATGACGGTATTCGCTACTTCATGGGGCGAATATGGGTCCCGTTTCACGGTAATCTAAGAGAGCTTTTGATGGGTGAAGCGGACAAGCCTCTGTGCTCTGTTCGTCCAGGTTCTGATAAGATGTATTGGGATCTAAAAATCTTGTACTGGTGGCCAAATATGAAAGCGAACATAGTGACGTATGTGTGCAAATGCTTAACTTGGTGAAAGTCAAAGTAGAATATCAAAAACTGCCTGGTTTGCTTCCGCAACCAGAACtgcctatgtggaaatgggaacaaatttccatggattttatcactggCTTACCAAAAACTCAaaacggaaacgataccatttgggtgataaTTGATCGTCTGACAAAATCTGCACACTTCCGTGCGATTAAGGAAAGTAGCAAGTTTTCACAACTTGCTAATATTTACTTGAAGGAAGaagtttctaggcatggggtgccgacatctatcatttctgatcgcgatcgCGTTTTGCGTCAGATTTATGGAAAGCTATGCATAAATcatttggctcacgtctagacatgagcaccacttatcaccctcagacgaaTGGTCAGAGtgaacgaaccatccagacactgGAAAGCtatgtaatcgattttggtaaagGATGGGAAAGACATTTACCTTTGGTAGAGTTTTCGTAAAAAATAGTTACCATTGTAGCATCCAGGAAGCTCCGTTCGAGGCGTTGTACGGACagaaatgccgatcacctctttgttgggctgaggtaggtgacagccaaatcacgggtccagaacttgtactTTAAACTTCTAAGAAGATTGTTGAATTCGTACTTGAAACTTCTAAGAAGATTGTTCAAATCAGAAATCATATGGCGGCAGCACGAGATCGCTAGAAAAGCTATGTCGACAGGCGTAGGAAACCCTTGGAATTCGACGTGGGTGATCGTGTTCTattgaaggtctcaccctggaagggtgtcgtacgttttgggaaacgcggtaAGGTGGCTTACAGGATTGAGTTACCTGATGAGCTCGGTAatgttcacaatgtttttcacgtctCTAATTTAAAGAAGTGTTTATCCAATGGAACACTTGTGGTTCCTTTACAAGAGCTGAAGATCGATGTCAAGCTATAGTTTGTTGAGGAACCcattgaaatcatggaccgggaagTCAAGGTTCGTAAACATAGTCGTATACCTATCgcgagagttcgttggaactcaagacgtggaccggagttcacgttggaactcaagacgtggaacTCACTTATTCAGAACTGTTGAGCCAGAAACTAATGCGACTagagaatttcgggacgaaattccctttcaagttggggatgacatggtacccgaggaaaatccacagtcatcttAACTCAACGTTTCTTTTCTCAAAGACTGCTTATTAAATTTCGCGATGAAATGTCTTTCAAGTTGgtgatgatgtgacaacctgcaACTTTAGGTTATTACCTAAACCTAACCACAGTTAATTTAATCATACATTCATAGCACTACATTTAGCTAGGGTTAGTGAAATGAGTCTACGTTAGTAATTCGGGAAATTACCGGAACACACATGTGATAACTCTCAAACGTTGGTGACTAATACAAATAATTACAAACGGACGGTTTACATGATTAGTGTGAGTTATGTGTTTTAAATATGAATTGCATAAGTTAGGCGTCTTAGTGTGATAGTTGCATAGTTAGTGGGATGTCTAGAGTATTTGTGAAAGTTTACTAAACTACTCTTAACCCGAAACCCACCCTCACAAATCATTATACGGCAGTTGCAAATCATTCTTCTCTAATCACTCTCTAATCATTCTGGTTGCACATCACACAAATCATAAGGcttgatctttcaatccatctagaatcaatctaggGTAGTTGCTTTATGATTGTACGTTGATATCTTTGATCTTTGATTTCATGCAAACCTTAGAGGTCCAAACATATGGTTCTGTGTTTAGTTAATCATCCTGATTGAATGTGCTATAGTTTGAGAATGATTGTATAGTTGTTTGCCTGGTATTTGTACACAATTGGTATGCTAGAATTGTTAAACTGTTGCTTGATTCATATggtagattagggttttgatcatACTGATTGTGATTGTAACTGTTGTATTGAAATTTAGGTTTTATTAATTCTGTGCGTTGTTTGTCCGGAGTAACAGTCaggctttgtgaagtcacaaagtccgagtTTACCCATGCCAGGACCTGTGTGTTTTAAAGATCAGAGTTTGTTAGATTCTGATATACTAGTCAGGGTTTATGAATAAAGATTGGAGTTTATCAAGTATTTAGTTTTCAAGTTAAAAAGGGAAGTTCACGGTTTTAAATCTTACATGTGGTCCGAATTTAGCATGACTATTAGGGTATTCACAAACATAAAAGGGAGTCAAGGCTTGCCACTTGGGGTCCGAGTTTATACCAAAGGAGTTAGAGTTTAGTTGTTAAT contains the following coding sequences:
- the LOC110890804 gene encoding uncharacterized protein LOC110890804 isoform X2, whose translation is MQNASATEYVFLTRLAWLLRGEINGWAVVDPARKFMDSKTRNCTVGTCDFVGNYYQLTEHASCVHPGVRPTDVDLERELEWRRLEEDMVQQDLLSMQLESDDAAEVIVGDVTWIWHLWYSMPDSSSLDESDSDS
- the LOC110890804 gene encoding uncharacterized protein LOC110890804 isoform X1, with protein sequence MDCVNFCEWIIHLNASATEYVFLTRLAWLLRGEINGWAVVDPARKFMDSKTRNCTVGTCDFVGNYYQLTEHASCVHPGVRPTDVDLERELEWRRLEEDMVQQDLLSMQLESDDAAEVIVGDVTWIWHLWYSMPDSSSLDESDSDS